One segment of Pristis pectinata isolate sPriPec2 chromosome 3, sPriPec2.1.pri, whole genome shotgun sequence DNA contains the following:
- the iyd gene encoding iodotyrosine deiodinase 1 isoform X2, whose product MGKMKRERNIASEGRTSSIRWADEDLQDETEPSMEESAEEHIETDVEVQHIPFSMKHYPEKEMIRRANEFYQLMNKRRSVRFFSKEMVPREVIESIIRTAGTAPSGAHTEPWTFVVIQDQEMKHEIRKIIEEEEEINYLKRMGKKWVSDLKKLRTNWIKEYLDTAPYLILIFKQTYGILSTGRRTHYYNEISVSISCGILLAALQNAGLVTVTSTPLNCGPRVREILKRPVNEKLLLLLPVGYPAKDATVPDLKRKSLDEIMVFV is encoded by the exons atggggaaaatgaagagagaaagaaatattgcTAGTGAAGGGAGAACCAGCTCCATCCGCTGGGCAGATGAAGACTTGCAAGATGAGACAGAGCCCAGCATGGAAGAGAGCG CTGAAGAACATATTGAAACAGATGTTGAAGTACAACATATCCCATTTTCTATGAAGCATTATCCAGAGAAGGAAATGATTCGCAGAGCCAATGAGTTTTATCAACTGATGAATAAGAGGAGGAGTGTCCGCTTCTTCAGCAAGGAAATGGTACCAAGGGAGGTGATTGAGAGCATCATCAGGACAGCAG GCACTGCTCCAAGTGGAGCACACACAGAACCCTGGACCTTTGTAGTCATACAAGACCAGGAAATGAAGCATGAAATTCGAAAAATAattgaggaggaggaagaaattaACTATTTGAAGAGAATGGGAAAGAAATGGGTCTCTGACTTAAAGAAATTGAG gACAAACTGGATTAAAGAGTACCTGGATACTGCACCTTATCTTATATTGATATTTAAGCAAACTTATGGAATCCTATCCACTGGTAGGAGGACCCATTATTACAATGAGATTAGTGTTTCAATTTCCTGTGGAATTCTTCTAGCAGCTCTGCAG AATGCTGGTCTAGTGACAGTCACCTCAACTCCTTTGAACTGTGGTCCTCGTGTGCGTGAAATCCTTAAACGCCCAGTGAATGaaaagctgctgctgctgctaccgGTTGGGTACCCAGCAAAAGACGCCACTGTACCAGACTTAAAACGCAAGTCATTGGATGAGATTATGGTGTTTGTTTAA
- the iyd gene encoding iodotyrosine deiodinase 1 isoform X1: MSLFSPLTPVIIAVVCICVVAWRWNMGKMKRERNIASEGRTSSIRWADEDLQDETEPSMEESAEEHIETDVEVQHIPFSMKHYPEKEMIRRANEFYQLMNKRRSVRFFSKEMVPREVIESIIRTAGTAPSGAHTEPWTFVVIQDQEMKHEIRKIIEEEEEINYLKRMGKKWVSDLKKLRTNWIKEYLDTAPYLILIFKQTYGILSTGRRTHYYNEISVSISCGILLAALQNAGLVTVTSTPLNCGPRVREILKRPVNEKLLLLLPVGYPAKDATVPDLKRKSLDEIMVFV, encoded by the exons atgtctctcttttctcccctgaCTCCTGTCATCATTGCAGTGGTTTGCATTTGTGTCGTTGCTTGGAGgtggaatatggggaaaatgaagagagaaagaaatattgcTAGTGAAGGGAGAACCAGCTCCATCCGCTGGGCAGATGAAGACTTGCAAGATGAGACAGAGCCCAGCATGGAAGAGAGCG CTGAAGAACATATTGAAACAGATGTTGAAGTACAACATATCCCATTTTCTATGAAGCATTATCCAGAGAAGGAAATGATTCGCAGAGCCAATGAGTTTTATCAACTGATGAATAAGAGGAGGAGTGTCCGCTTCTTCAGCAAGGAAATGGTACCAAGGGAGGTGATTGAGAGCATCATCAGGACAGCAG GCACTGCTCCAAGTGGAGCACACACAGAACCCTGGACCTTTGTAGTCATACAAGACCAGGAAATGAAGCATGAAATTCGAAAAATAattgaggaggaggaagaaattaACTATTTGAAGAGAATGGGAAAGAAATGGGTCTCTGACTTAAAGAAATTGAG gACAAACTGGATTAAAGAGTACCTGGATACTGCACCTTATCTTATATTGATATTTAAGCAAACTTATGGAATCCTATCCACTGGTAGGAGGACCCATTATTACAATGAGATTAGTGTTTCAATTTCCTGTGGAATTCTTCTAGCAGCTCTGCAG AATGCTGGTCTAGTGACAGTCACCTCAACTCCTTTGAACTGTGGTCCTCGTGTGCGTGAAATCCTTAAACGCCCAGTGAATGaaaagctgctgctgctgctaccgGTTGGGTACCCAGCAAAAGACGCCACTGTACCAGACTTAAAACGCAAGTCATTGGATGAGATTATGGTGTTTGTTTAA